From Xyrauchen texanus isolate HMW12.3.18 chromosome 12, RBS_HiC_50CHRs, whole genome shotgun sequence, one genomic window encodes:
- the LOC127653009 gene encoding ral guanine nucleotide dissociation stimulator-like 1 isoform X2, with translation MGKWELTMEPVQEWGEEHEDGVVFGITLRREPVQQSAEPTEAFVQYRTCKVRRIKAATLEKLVSHLLDPCCQEQHYSRILLSTYHTFTSSNTLIEMLFQSDNLASVLDSNNYHKSSLWTLLQTWLEDYSEDFRDPPMHSSLRLMCLQLRGHSSLFTLAKRYEALLKKFQTEDNLASQSVNKMEERDGDQEGKNFELDFTDFSITGVAEQLTRMDAELFMKVVPFQCLGCVWSQRDKKENLSPTIWATITQFNTITNRVITSLLCPSSDLVQPHCPTSTTTQRARVIEKWIRVAQGCRELKNFSSLRAILSALQSNPIYRLKKTWAAVSREAMSVFENLYETFPDENCVLTSTDIFVDSSPGGTVPYLGTYLTVLTMLDTALPNTVEGGLIHFEKRRREYEILRQICQLQSSCSQYVLPHHPHIAVWLHNQKLLSDQESYELSRQLETPHATTPSSNSGWSQRTLTKKLSSLLSGNEGSRKNADQISVSSSGSSSSEMEEISASLSLSLITPSLSSSGQNTAVAFPFSSSPDDSTVSSSSSSSQQNLSMSPSSSSTSADPHLVSTHRRSVSMITLPFYNRQVDDSCIIRVSMEICSNGNMYKSILLTSQDKTAHVIQRALQKHNLEDVSGQDFSLIQVLAQGRELHIPEKANVFYAMSTSANYDFVLRRCLKGQRKQLIRSVSLSSGRATK, from the exons ATGGGGAAATGGGAGCTGACAATG GAGCCTGTTCAAGAGTGGGGTGAGGAGCACGAAGATGGGGTGGTTTTTGGGATCACCCTGCGTAGAGAGCCCGTTCAACAGTCGGCCGAGCCCACAGAGGCTTTCGTACAGTACCGAACATGTAAGGTACGCAGGATAAAAGCGGCCACACTGGAGAAGCTGGTGTCTCACCTACTGGACCCCTGCTGTCAAGAGCAACACTACAGCAGAATCCTGCTGTCTACGTATCATACTTTCACAAGCTCCAACACGCTCATCGAAATGCTCTTCCAAAG TGACAATCTTGCCTCTGTACTTGACAGCAACAATTATCATAAAAG CTCTTTGTGGACTTTGCTTCAGACCTGGTTGGAAGATTACAGTGAAGATTTCAGAGATCCTCCCATGCATTCTTCACTACGTCTCATGTGTTTACAGCTGAGAGGACATTCCTCTCTCTTCACACTGGCTAAACGCTACGAAGCTCTCCTTAAGAAATTCCAGACTGAAG ATAATCTGGCAAGTCAGTCGGTCAATAAAATGGAAGAACGTGACGGGGATCAAGAGGGGAAGAACTTTGAATTGGATTTCACTGACTTCTCCATCACAGGTGTTGCCGAACAGCTCACCCGAATGGATGCT GAACTATTTATGAAGGTGGTTCCCTTCCAATGTCTGGGCTGTGTTTGGTCTCAACGAGACAAAAAGGAGAACCTCTCACCCACTATTTGGGCCACCATCACACAGTTCAATACGATCACCAACCGGGTCATCACCTCTCTGCTTTGCCCCTCGTCCGACCTAGTCCAGCCCCACTGCCCCACCTCAACAACCACGCAAAGAGCCAGAGTCATTGAAAAATGGATTCGAGTTGCACAG GGCTGCAGAGAGCTAAAGAACTTCTCCTCTCTCAGGGCTATTTTATCGGCCCTTCAATCCAACCCCATCTACAGATTAAAGAAGACCTGGGCGGCTGTGAGCAG AGAGGCGATGTCTGTCTTTGAAAACCTGTATGAAACATTTCCAGATGAGAACTGTGTTCTGACCAGCACAGACATCTTTGTGGAT agCTCTCCTGGTGGGACAGTTCCATACTTGGGGACATACCTAACAGTGCTGACCATGCTGGACACTGCCTTACCCAACACTGTGGAG GGTGGCCTCATTCATTTTGAAAAGAGGAGAAGG GAGTATGAGATTTTAAggcagatttgtcagctgcagTCTTCATGCTCTCAGTATGTCTTACCTCATCATCCTCACATTGCTGTCTGGCTGCACAACCAGAAACTGCTCTCAGATCAGGAGAG CTATGAACTTTCCAGACAGCTGGAGACTCCTCACGCCACTACTCCATCATCCAACAGCGGCTGGAGTCAACGAACTCTCACCAAAAAACTCTCCTC GCTGTTGTCGGGGAACGAGGGTTCCAGAAAGAACGCAGATCAGATCAGTGTGTCCTCCTCTGGATCCAGCAGCTCTGAGATGGAGGAAATATCTGCTTCTCTATCACTGTCTCTTATAACACCG TCCTTGTCCAGCTCTGGGCAGAACACGGCTGTAGCTTTTCCCTTCTCTTCTTCTCCCGACGACTCTACCGTGTCTAGTTCTTCTTCCAGTTCGCAGCAGAACCTCAGCATGAGTCCATCTTCCTCCTCAACATCAGCTGAccctcacctggtttccacccATAGACGGTCCGTCTCTATGATCACCCTGCCCTTCTACAACAGACAGGTGGACGACTCCTGCATCATCAGGGTCAGTATGGAGATCTGCAGCAATGGCAACATGTACAAGAGCATCCTG TTAACCAGTCAGGATAAAACAGCCCACGTGATCCAGAGAGCTCTGCAAAAACATAACCTGGAGGATGTCAGTGGGCAGGATTTCAGCCTCATACAAGTTCTGGCCCAGGGCAGAG aGTTACATATTCCAGAGAAGGCCAACGTCTTTTACGCCATGTCTACATCAGCCAACTATGACTTTGTTCTACGCCGATGCCTAAAAGGCCAACGGAAACAACTCATACGCTCTGTTTCACTTTCATCAGGACGAGCCACAAAATAA